One window of Papaver somniferum cultivar HN1 chromosome 9, ASM357369v1, whole genome shotgun sequence genomic DNA carries:
- the LOC113312299 gene encoding uncharacterized protein LOC113312299, protein MFWCDGSSFGNPGTTGFGFVIRDHVCQVIGVLSGGLGIATNYIAENYALLCAVGLAGEWGLQNIILCSDSKTVIEDFARDQVPWFIIMRWQKATSKVSSIIFQHNPREVNFYADTAAKQGTRLAAGERQMILGRPNFLPRVEMPDVTYYRFCYGVYFCLI, encoded by the coding sequence ATGTTTTGGTGTGATGGTTCATCATTTGGCAACCCAGGTACAACTGGATTTGGATTTGTAATTAGAGATCATGTATGTCAGGTGATTGGAGTGTTATCTGGAGGCTTAGGCATTGCAACCAATTACATAGCAGAAAATTATGCACTACTGTGTGCAGTGGGATTGGCAGGTGAATGGGGATTACAAAACATCATTCTGTGCTCAGACTCCAAAACAGTAATTGAAGATTTTGCCAGAGATCAAGTCCCATGGTTCATTATAATGAGATGGCAGAAGGCAACAAGTAAAgtttcttccattatttttcagCACAATCCGAGGGAGGTAAACTTTTATGCAGACACGGCAGCTAAGCAAGGAACAAGATTGGCAGCAGGTGAAAGACAGATGATTCTTGGAAGACCAAATTTTCTTCCCAGAGTTGAAATGCCAGATGTTACATATTACAGGTTTTGTTATGGAGTATATTTCTGTCTAATTTAG